A single region of the Streptomyces caelestis genome encodes:
- a CDS encoding TetR/AcrR family transcriptional regulator encodes MTTAKRDTYTPDTLLSVAVRVFNERGYDGTSMEHLSKAAGISKSSIYHHVTGKEELLRRAVSRALDGLFGILDEEHARVGRAAERLEYVVRRMVEVLIAELPYVTLLLRVRGNTDTERWALERRRDFDHRVADLLKAAAADGDVRGDIEVRLVTRLVFGMINSIVEWYKPGGRGMNEREVADAVVQLAFGGLRKAG; translated from the coding sequence ATGACCACCGCCAAACGCGACACCTACACGCCGGACACCCTGCTGTCCGTCGCCGTCCGGGTGTTCAACGAGCGCGGCTACGACGGCACCTCCATGGAGCACCTCTCCAAGGCGGCGGGCATCTCCAAGTCGTCGATCTACCACCACGTCACCGGCAAGGAGGAGCTGCTGCGCCGGGCCGTGAGCCGGGCCCTGGACGGCCTCTTCGGAATCCTCGACGAGGAGCACGCGCGCGTGGGGCGCGCCGCCGAGCGTCTGGAGTACGTCGTCCGGCGCATGGTCGAGGTGCTCATAGCCGAACTGCCTTATGTGACCCTCCTGCTGCGCGTGCGCGGCAACACGGACACCGAGCGGTGGGCCCTGGAGCGCCGCCGCGACTTCGACCACCGGGTCGCCGACCTGCTCAAGGCCGCGGCGGCGGACGGGGACGTGCGCGGTGACATAGAGGTCCGGCTGGTGACCCGGCTGGTCTTCGGGATGATCAACTCGATTGTCGAGTGGTACAAGCCGGGCGGGCGGGGCATGAACGAGCGCGAGGTGGCCGACGCGGTGGTGCAGCTGGCGTTCGGGGGCCTGCGCAAAGCCGGATGA
- a CDS encoding TrmH family RNA methyltransferase: MTDPVTVWRRLAGSTVLLDGFHALKHAVRFGAEVPVAVTADRAATLALADELAPDVRDALAGLLTEVPHETYASFVPRPHPTAVAALAVRPSRASNLEKLAHTPRTAPVVVLDNPRNLGNAGAVIRLAAGFGATGVVTTGTVDPWHPTVVRGGAGLHFATAVERLEVSDLPSGPLFALDPEGDDIRGTKLPDDAVLAFGSERTGLSPELRARADHLLSLPMRPQVSSYNLATSVAMTLYHWSCGVALRGAGNCATNHNAPAAAQPPHFPSS, from the coding sequence ATGACCGACCCCGTGACCGTCTGGCGCCGGCTCGCCGGCAGCACCGTCCTGCTCGACGGCTTCCACGCCCTCAAGCACGCCGTGCGGTTCGGCGCCGAGGTACCGGTCGCGGTCACCGCCGACCGAGCGGCCACGCTCGCCCTCGCCGACGAGCTGGCCCCGGACGTACGGGACGCGCTGGCCGGGCTGCTGACGGAGGTGCCGCACGAGACCTACGCGTCGTTCGTCCCGCGTCCGCACCCCACCGCCGTGGCCGCCCTGGCCGTACGGCCCTCCCGCGCGTCCAACCTCGAGAAGCTGGCGCACACGCCCCGAACGGCCCCCGTCGTGGTCCTCGACAACCCGCGCAACCTGGGCAACGCGGGGGCGGTGATCCGCCTAGCGGCCGGCTTCGGGGCGACGGGCGTGGTCACCACCGGGACGGTCGACCCCTGGCACCCCACGGTCGTCCGCGGCGGGGCCGGGCTGCACTTCGCGACGGCGGTGGAGCGGCTGGAGGTGTCCGACCTGCCGTCCGGCCCGCTGTTCGCGCTGGACCCGGAGGGCGACGACATCCGGGGCACCAAGCTCCCGGACGACGCCGTCCTCGCCTTCGGCTCGGAACGCACGGGCCTGTCGCCCGAACTGCGCGCCCGGGCCGACCACCTGCTGTCCCTGCCGATGCGCCCTCAGGTCTCCAGCTACAACCTGGCGACCAGTGTGGCCATGACCCTGTACCACTGGAGCTGCGGTGTGGCTCTCAGGGGCGCGGGGAACTGCGCGACCAACCACAACGCACCGGCAGCCGCGCAACCACCACACTTCCCGAGCTCCTAG
- a CDS encoding rhodanese-like domain-containing protein, with the protein MPTVEVADLKDGDFLLDVREDDEWKAGHAEGALHIPISEFVARYGELTQAAPQDGRIHVICRSGGRSAQVTMYLAQQGIDAVNVDGGMQVWEAAGRPVVTDDGKPGFVL; encoded by the coding sequence GTGCCCACGGTCGAGGTCGCGGACCTCAAGGACGGCGACTTCCTGCTGGACGTCCGGGAGGACGACGAGTGGAAGGCCGGTCACGCCGAAGGGGCGCTGCACATCCCCATCAGCGAGTTCGTCGCCCGGTACGGCGAGCTGACCCAGGCCGCCCCGCAGGACGGCCGGATCCATGTGATCTGCCGCTCCGGCGGGCGTTCCGCCCAGGTCACGATGTACCTGGCCCAGCAGGGCATCGACGCCGTGAACGTCGACGGCGGCATGCAGGTGTGGGAGGCGGCGGGCCGTCCCGTCGTGACGGACGACGGGAAGCCCGGGTTCGTCCTGTAG
- the paaN gene encoding phenylacetic acid degradation protein PaaN, whose protein sequence is MTAALSAHELIARHRSTLDQALEAIRTRAYWSPHPEHPKAYGENGSLDAAAGKAAFDALLGSRLDLGQPGTDDWVGGETSPYGIDLGVTYPHADLDVLLPAMKAGQRAWRDAGAEQRAVVCLEILKRISDRTHEFAHAVMHTSGQAFMMAFQAGGPHAQDRGLEAVAYAYAEQVRTPDNAEWTKPQGKRDPLAMTKQFTPVPRGIGLVIGCNTFPTWNGYPGLFASLATGNAVLVKPHPRAVLPLALTVQVAREVLAEAGFDPNLVALAAERPQALDSARAGGTPIGEGIAKTLALRPEIRIIDYTGSTEFGDWLEANARQAQVYTEKAGVNTVVVHSTSDYKGMLSNLAFSLSLYSGQMCTTPQNLLVPREGISTDQGPKTYDEVVADLAKSVDGLLGDDARANALLGAIVNPDVKARLEGAAGLGEVALASREISNPDFPGAVVRTPVIVKLDGAKPDAEAAYMSECFGPVSFAVAVDSAADAAQLLRRTVREKGAMTVGAYTTDPEVEQDVREVCLEEAAQLSLNLTGGVYVNQTAAFSDFHGSGGNPAASAALCDGAFVANRFRVVEVRREA, encoded by the coding sequence ATGACCGCCGCACTCTCGGCGCACGAGCTGATCGCCCGGCACCGGTCCACCCTCGACCAGGCGCTGGAAGCGATCCGCACGCGCGCGTACTGGTCCCCGCACCCCGAGCACCCCAAGGCCTACGGGGAGAACGGCAGCCTGGACGCCGCCGCGGGCAAGGCCGCCTTCGACGCCCTGCTCGGCTCCCGCCTCGACCTCGGCCAGCCGGGCACGGACGACTGGGTGGGCGGCGAGACGTCCCCGTACGGCATCGACCTGGGCGTGACGTACCCGCACGCGGACCTCGACGTGCTGCTGCCCGCCATGAAGGCCGGGCAGCGGGCCTGGCGGGACGCGGGCGCGGAGCAGCGCGCGGTGGTCTGCCTGGAGATCCTCAAGCGCATCAGCGACCGGACGCACGAGTTCGCGCACGCGGTCATGCACACCTCCGGCCAGGCGTTCATGATGGCGTTCCAGGCGGGCGGACCGCACGCGCAGGACCGCGGCCTGGAGGCGGTGGCGTACGCGTACGCGGAGCAGGTGCGCACACCCGACAACGCCGAGTGGACCAAGCCGCAGGGTAAGCGCGACCCGCTGGCCATGACTAAGCAGTTCACGCCGGTCCCGCGCGGCATCGGCCTGGTGATCGGCTGCAACACCTTCCCCACGTGGAACGGCTACCCGGGCCTGTTCGCCTCCCTCGCCACCGGCAACGCGGTCCTGGTCAAGCCCCACCCGCGCGCGGTGCTGCCCCTCGCCCTCACCGTGCAGGTCGCGCGCGAGGTGCTCGCCGAGGCCGGCTTCGACCCGAACCTGGTGGCGCTGGCCGCCGAGCGCCCCCAAGCTCTCGACTCCGCTCGAGCAGGGGGGACCCCCATCGGCGAAGGCATCGCCAAGACGCTCGCGCTGCGCCCCGAGATCCGGATCATCGACTACACGGGCTCGACCGAGTTCGGCGACTGGCTGGAGGCCAACGCCCGCCAGGCGCAGGTCTACACGGAGAAGGCCGGCGTCAACACGGTCGTCGTCCACTCCACGTCCGACTACAAGGGCATGCTCTCCAACCTGGCGTTCTCGCTGTCCCTCTACAGCGGCCAGATGTGCACCACCCCGCAGAACCTGCTCGTCCCGCGCGAGGGCATCTCCACGGACCAGGGCCCGAAGACGTACGACGAGGTGGTCGCGGATCTCGCCAAGTCGGTGGACGGGCTGCTGGGCGACGACGCCCGGGCCAACGCGCTGCTGGGCGCGATCGTCAACCCGGACGTGAAGGCCCGGCTGGAGGGCGCGGCGGGGCTGGGCGAGGTCGCCCTGGCCTCCCGGGAGATCAGCAACCCGGACTTCCCGGGCGCGGTCGTCCGTACGCCGGTGATCGTGAAGCTGGACGGGGCCAAGCCGGATGCCGAGGCCGCGTACATGAGCGAGTGCTTCGGGCCGGTCTCCTTCGCCGTGGCGGTCGACTCGGCGGCGGACGCGGCTCAGCTGTTGCGGCGGACCGTCCGTGAGAAGGGCGCGATGACCGTCGGGGCGTACACGACCGACCCGGAGGTCGAGCAGGACGTGCGGGAGGTGTGCCTGGAGGAGGCGGCGCAGCTGTCGCTGAATCTCACGGGTGGGGTGTACGTGAACCAGACGGCCGCGTTCTCCGACTTCCACGGGTCGGGCGGTAATCCGGCGGCGAGTGCGGCGCTGTGTGACGGGGCGTTCGTGGCCAACCGGTTCCGGGTCGTCGAGGTACGGCGGGAGGCCTAG
- a CDS encoding HTTM domain-containing protein, with product MNHFSLAVSRGIARVTEAALGPYQTAVIRIGFGATWLLFLLRELPHRHELYGPDGPWSWGLAEQLIGTNKAFTTLLWSDGRIWFETVYLLAILASALLMLGWRTRTMSVLFMVGVLSLQNRSVFMGDGGDNVLHLMSIYLVFTRCAQVWSLDARRAARARAAHTRGERVTDRTGPALWGVLGFVLAGATLAGRLEGDWLIPALLWTVWLAQALWWLAGRRAKPGEPRIMLDVVANIVHNGALLVIMAEACLIYATAGWYKIQGSRWQDGTAVYYPLHLEYFSPWPMLADLLSASGTMVMLVTYGTVLVQVAFPFTLFNRRVKNVLLAVMITEHAVIAVVLGLPFFSLAMIAADAVFLPTTFLLRMGRWAARARDRLLRRGGPARASEQYAPERPEATHVGFGT from the coding sequence GTGAACCACTTCTCCCTGGCCGTCTCGCGCGGTATCGCACGGGTCACCGAGGCCGCCCTCGGCCCGTACCAGACCGCCGTGATCCGCATCGGCTTCGGCGCGACCTGGCTGCTCTTCCTGCTGCGCGAGTTGCCCCACCGCCACGAGCTCTACGGCCCCGACGGGCCCTGGAGCTGGGGTCTCGCCGAGCAACTGATCGGGACCAACAAGGCCTTCACCACTCTCCTGTGGTCGGACGGCCGGATCTGGTTCGAGACCGTCTACCTGCTCGCGATCCTCGCCAGTGCCCTGCTGATGCTGGGCTGGCGCACCCGCACCATGTCGGTGCTGTTCATGGTCGGGGTGCTGTCGCTCCAGAACCGCAGCGTCTTCATGGGCGACGGCGGCGACAACGTGCTGCACCTGATGTCGATCTATCTGGTGTTCACGCGCTGCGCCCAGGTGTGGTCGCTGGACGCCCGGCGGGCCGCGCGCGCCCGGGCGGCACACACGCGGGGCGAACGGGTCACGGACCGGACCGGCCCGGCCCTGTGGGGTGTGCTCGGGTTCGTGCTGGCGGGGGCGACGCTGGCCGGCCGGCTGGAGGGCGACTGGCTGATACCGGCGCTGCTGTGGACCGTGTGGCTGGCGCAGGCCCTGTGGTGGCTGGCCGGGCGCCGCGCGAAGCCCGGTGAGCCGCGGATCATGCTCGACGTCGTCGCCAACATCGTGCACAACGGCGCCCTGCTCGTGATCATGGCCGAGGCGTGCCTGATCTACGCGACGGCCGGCTGGTACAAGATCCAGGGCTCCCGCTGGCAGGACGGCACCGCCGTCTACTACCCGCTCCACCTGGAGTACTTCTCACCCTGGCCCATGCTCGCCGACCTGCTGTCCGCCAGCGGCACGATGGTGATGCTCGTGACCTACGGGACGGTCCTCGTGCAGGTCGCCTTCCCGTTCACGCTGTTCAACCGGCGGGTGAAGAACGTCCTGCTGGCCGTCATGATCACCGAGCACGCCGTGATCGCCGTCGTCCTCGGGCTGCCGTTCTTCTCGCTGGCGATGATCGCCGCGGACGCCGTGTTCCTGCCGACGACCTTCTTGCTCCGCATGGGCCGCTGGGCGGCACGCGCGCGTGACCGGCTGCTGCGGCGCGGCGGGCCCGCGCGGGCTTCTGAGCAGTACGCCCCCGAGCGCCCCGAGGCCACGCACGTAGGCTTCGGGACATGA
- a CDS encoding ScbR family autoregulator-binding transcription factor, protein MARQERAIRTRRTILEAAAAVFDERGYTSATIGEILDRAGVTKGALYFHFGSKEELAVGVFEEQLAIALPPQSSKLQELVDSGLVLARRLRSEPLVRASVGLALDQGAMDLDRTPAFRMWIDQNVQMLAEAKAQGELLPHVDVAETAELLVGSFSGVQLLSQLRCQRQDLERRIVVMFEHFLPGIAVPAVLARLDISVERAELVLAQAQAQAQGRVPGHGQVPGQGQVPGQSQMPGQGQGPEQGRVQEGAVPTQVSSGA, encoded by the coding sequence ATGGCGCGACAGGAGCGCGCGATCCGCACCCGGCGGACCATCCTCGAAGCGGCCGCGGCCGTCTTCGACGAACGCGGCTACACCTCGGCGACCATCGGGGAGATCCTCGACCGGGCGGGCGTCACCAAGGGCGCGCTGTACTTCCACTTCGGCTCCAAGGAGGAGCTGGCGGTGGGGGTGTTCGAGGAGCAGCTCGCGATCGCGCTCCCGCCGCAGTCCAGCAAGCTCCAGGAGCTCGTCGACTCCGGGCTGGTGCTGGCCCGCCGGCTGCGGTCCGAACCGCTGGTTCGCGCCAGTGTGGGGCTCGCCCTCGACCAGGGGGCCATGGACCTCGACCGCACGCCGGCCTTCCGGATGTGGATCGACCAGAACGTGCAGATGCTGGCCGAGGCGAAGGCGCAGGGTGAACTGCTGCCGCACGTCGACGTGGCGGAGACGGCGGAACTGCTGGTCGGCAGCTTCTCAGGCGTGCAGCTGCTGTCCCAGCTGCGCTGCCAGCGGCAGGATCTGGAGCGCCGTATCGTCGTGATGTTCGAACACTTCCTGCCGGGCATCGCCGTTCCCGCGGTACTGGCCCGGCTCGACATCTCGGTGGAGCGGGCCGAGCTTGTGCTGGCGCAGGCGCAGGCGCAGGCGCAGGGGCGGGTGCCCGGACATGGGCAGGTGCCCGGACAGGGTCAGGTGCCGGGGCAGTCCCAGATGCCGGGCCAGGGCCAGGGGCCGGAGCAGGGGCGGGTGCAGGAAGGGGCTGTGCCGACGCAGGTCTCGTCGGGGGCGTAG
- a CDS encoding DUF5819 family protein: MDAYDGGANARHGPDRPAEPGVPAVSGWSVVSSGSAISVGPAEPDPPAAPRAGIAALSLRYQIGVALALAVVAVGVCVHLGMTFLHVAPPNTVTREHGKAVDDWIYPEFEQNWKLFAPNPLQQNISIQVRAEVRDGEGGTLTTGWYDLSAEDGRAIDGNLLPSHTQQNELRRAWDFFLATHDGENRPVGLRGSLSESYLRRIVVLRLDRDDAVRATTGGGGAIERVQVRSRTSNVPPPEWSREKVSTTPAYRELPWWPVPADEAGGGVR, encoded by the coding sequence ATGGACGCGTACGACGGAGGGGCGAACGCCCGGCACGGGCCGGACCGGCCGGCCGAGCCGGGTGTGCCGGCCGTATCGGGCTGGTCTGTCGTGTCCAGCGGGTCTGCCATATCCGTCGGGCCTGCCGAGCCGGACCCGCCCGCCGCACCCCGCGCCGGCATCGCCGCGCTCTCCCTCCGCTACCAGATCGGTGTCGCGCTGGCGCTCGCGGTCGTCGCCGTCGGGGTGTGTGTGCACCTCGGGATGACGTTCCTGCACGTCGCGCCGCCGAACACCGTCACCAGGGAGCATGGCAAGGCCGTGGACGACTGGATCTATCCGGAGTTCGAGCAGAACTGGAAGCTCTTCGCGCCGAACCCGCTCCAGCAGAACATCTCGATCCAGGTCCGCGCCGAGGTCCGGGACGGGGAGGGCGGGACGCTGACCACCGGCTGGTACGACCTGTCCGCCGAGGACGGCCGGGCCATCGACGGCAACCTGCTGCCCAGCCACACCCAGCAGAACGAGCTGCGCCGCGCCTGGGACTTCTTCCTCGCGACGCACGACGGTGAGAATCGCCCGGTGGGCCTGCGTGGCTCGCTCTCCGAGTCGTACCTGCGCCGGATCGTGGTGCTGCGCCTCGACCGCGACGACGCCGTGCGGGCCACCACCGGGGGCGGTGGTGCCATCGAACGCGTCCAGGTCCGCTCCCGCACCAGCAACGTGCCCCCGCCGGAGTGGAGCCGCGAGAAGGTCTCCACGACGCCGGCCTACCGGGAGCTGCCGTGGTGGCCGGTGCCGGCGGACGAGGCCGGGGGTGGCGTGCGGTGA
- a CDS encoding DUF2252 domain-containing protein yields MTRDGAGAEGRAAHGVTHRLPRVRGFAEWPSEGSPKDEGKALRQRVPRGAHATLDLDASRPDAVSAVEESGRGRLPELTPMRVGRMAAAPFAFLRGAAGLMAYDLARTPMTRIRAQICGDAHAANFGLYGDARGGLVIDLNDFDETVLGPWEWDVKRLAASLVLAGREAGADEERCRKAAYDAVGAYRRTMRLLARLPVLDAWNAIADEELVSHTDAHDLLGTLERVSEKARHNTSGRFAARSTEATEDGGRRFVDAPPVLRRVLDAEAAAVAVSLEEYVGTLPEDRLPLLARHAVHDVAFRVVGTGSVGTRSYVVLLLDHRGEPLVLQVKEARASALVPHLVTAGFEAPVADHEGRRVVLGQKRMQVVSDILLGWTTVDGRPFQVRQFRNRKGSVDPAALAADQIDDYGRMTGALLARAHAHSADPRLVAGYCGKSEELDEAMAAFAVAYADRTEADHADLVAGVRAGKVAAEMGV; encoded by the coding sequence GTGACCAGGGACGGTGCTGGGGCTGAGGGCAGGGCGGCGCACGGGGTGACCCATCGGCTGCCCCGGGTGCGGGGTTTCGCCGAGTGGCCCTCCGAGGGCTCGCCCAAGGACGAGGGCAAGGCCCTGCGCCAGCGGGTCCCGCGCGGCGCGCACGCCACGCTCGACCTGGACGCGTCCCGGCCCGACGCGGTGAGCGCGGTCGAGGAGTCGGGCCGCGGCCGGCTCCCCGAGCTCACGCCCATGCGGGTCGGCCGCATGGCCGCCGCGCCGTTCGCGTTCCTGCGCGGCGCCGCGGGCCTCATGGCCTATGACCTGGCGCGCACCCCCATGACCCGGATCCGGGCGCAGATCTGCGGCGACGCCCACGCGGCCAACTTCGGCCTGTACGGCGACGCGCGCGGCGGTCTGGTCATCGATCTCAACGACTTCGACGAGACGGTGCTCGGCCCGTGGGAGTGGGACGTGAAGCGCCTCGCGGCGTCCCTGGTGCTCGCGGGCCGGGAGGCCGGAGCGGACGAGGAGAGGTGCCGCAAGGCGGCCTACGACGCGGTGGGCGCCTACCGCCGCACCATGCGGCTGCTGGCCAGGCTCCCGGTGCTGGACGCGTGGAACGCCATCGCGGACGAGGAGCTCGTCTCCCACACGGACGCCCATGACCTGCTCGGCACGCTGGAGCGGGTCTCCGAGAAGGCCCGCCACAACACCAGCGGCCGCTTCGCGGCCAGGTCGACGGAGGCCACGGAGGACGGCGGGCGCCGCTTCGTCGACGCCCCGCCGGTGCTCCGGCGCGTCCTGGACGCGGAGGCCGCGGCGGTGGCGGTGTCCCTGGAGGAGTACGTCGGCACACTGCCGGAGGACCGCCTGCCGCTCCTCGCCCGGCACGCGGTGCACGACGTGGCGTTCCGTGTCGTCGGCACGGGCAGTGTCGGCACCCGGTCCTACGTCGTGCTGCTCCTGGACCACCGGGGCGAGCCGCTCGTGCTCCAGGTGAAGGAGGCGCGTGCGTCGGCGCTGGTGCCGCATCTGGTGACGGCCGGTTTCGAGGCGCCGGTGGCCGACCACGAGGGGCGGCGGGTCGTGCTGGGGCAGAAGCGGATGCAGGTCGTGAGCGACATCCTGCTGGGCTGGACGACCGTCGACGGGCGCCCCTTCCAGGTCCGCCAGTTCCGCAACCGCAAGGGCAGCGTCGATCCGGCCGCCCTGGCCGCCGACCAGATAGACGACTACGGCCGCATGACCGGCGCCCTCCTGGCCCGCGCCCACGCCCACAGCGCCGACCCCCGCCTCGTCGCCGGCTACTGCGGCAAGAGCGAGGAGCTGGACGAGGCGATGGCCGCGTTCGCCGTCGCCTACGCGGACCGGACGGAGGCGGACCATGCGGACCTGGTGGCAGGTGTGCGGGCGGGGAAGGTCGCCGCGGAGATGGGGGTCTGA
- a CDS encoding 3-hydroxyacyl-CoA dehydrogenase gives MTALDLSSPVAVVGTGTMGQGIAQVALVAGHPVRLYDTLPGRARDAADAIGARLDRLVEKDQLTGADRDAARARLLPAENLSELADCALVVEAVLERLDVKQDLFRELEGIVDDDCLLATNTSSLSVTAIGGALRVPGRFVGLHFFNPAPLLPLVEVVSGFATDVTYATRAYETARAWGKTPVACADTPGFIVNRIARPFYAEAFAVHEAQGADPATIDAVLRESGGFRMGAFELTDLIGQDVNESVTRSVWESFFQDVRFTPSLAQRRLVESGRLGRKTGQGWYDHRDGAERPEPDTAEQRQPPAYVVAEGDLAQAGDLLALIREAGIQVRDEDEDNGTRLVLPSGGQLALADGQTSVEFRDVVYFDLALDYRKATRIALSASQDTSPQTLAEAIGLFQALGKKVTVIGDVPGMIVARTVARIIDLAHDAVAKGVATEEDVDTAMRLGVNYPLGPFEWSRRLGRSWAYALLDDLHLRDPSGRYAPSLALYRHAHASDKREGTAS, from the coding sequence ATGACAGCACTCGACCTCAGCAGCCCCGTGGCCGTCGTCGGCACCGGCACCATGGGCCAGGGAATCGCCCAGGTCGCGCTGGTCGCGGGCCATCCCGTACGGCTGTACGACACCCTTCCCGGTCGGGCGCGGGACGCCGCCGACGCGATCGGGGCCCGCCTGGACCGGCTCGTCGAGAAGGACCAGCTCACCGGCGCCGACCGGGACGCCGCCCGCGCCCGGCTGCTGCCCGCCGAGAACCTCTCCGAGCTGGCGGACTGCGCCCTGGTCGTCGAGGCGGTCCTGGAGCGGCTGGACGTCAAACAGGACCTGTTCCGCGAGCTGGAGGGCATCGTCGACGACGACTGCCTGCTCGCCACCAACACCTCGTCCCTGTCCGTCACCGCCATCGGCGGCGCCCTGCGCGTCCCCGGCCGCTTCGTCGGCCTGCACTTCTTCAACCCCGCCCCGCTGCTGCCGCTGGTCGAGGTCGTCTCCGGCTTCGCCACGGACGTCACGTACGCCACGCGCGCGTACGAGACCGCCCGCGCCTGGGGCAAGACGCCGGTCGCCTGCGCGGACACCCCCGGCTTCATCGTCAACCGCATCGCCCGGCCCTTCTACGCCGAGGCCTTCGCCGTCCACGAGGCGCAGGGCGCCGACCCGGCCACCATCGACGCCGTGCTGCGCGAGTCGGGCGGCTTCAGGATGGGCGCCTTCGAGCTGACCGACCTGATCGGCCAGGACGTCAACGAGTCCGTCACGCGGTCGGTCTGGGAGTCCTTCTTCCAGGACGTGCGCTTCACGCCGTCCCTCGCCCAGCGGCGCCTGGTCGAGTCCGGCCGGCTGGGCCGCAAGACCGGCCAGGGCTGGTACGACCACCGGGACGGCGCCGAGCGTCCGGAACCCGACACGGCGGAGCAGCGGCAGCCGCCCGCGTACGTCGTCGCCGAGGGGGACCTGGCCCAGGCCGGGGACCTGCTCGCGCTGATCCGCGAGGCGGGCATCCAGGTCCGCGACGAGGACGAGGACAACGGCACCCGCCTCGTGCTGCCCAGCGGCGGCCAGCTCGCCCTCGCCGACGGGCAGACCTCCGTGGAGTTCCGGGACGTCGTCTACTTCGACCTCGCCCTGGACTACCGCAAGGCCACCCGGATCGCCCTGTCCGCATCCCAGGACACCTCCCCGCAGACCCTGGCCGAGGCCATCGGCCTGTTCCAGGCGCTCGGCAAGAAGGTCACCGTCATCGGCGACGTCCCCGGCATGATCGTCGCCCGGACGGTCGCGCGGATCATCGACCTGGCGCACGACGCCGTCGCCAAGGGCGTGGCCACCGAGGAGGACGTCGACACCGCGATGCGCCTCGGCGTCAACTACCCCCTGGGGCCCTTCGAGTGGAGCCGCCGGCTCGGCCGCTCCTGGGCCTACGCGCTCCTGGACGACCTCCACCTGCGCGACCCCTCGGGGCGTTACGCGCCGTCCCTCGCGCTGTACCGTCACGCCCACGCCTCCGACAAGCGGGAGGGCACAGCCTCATGA
- a CDS encoding acyl-CoA dehydrogenase family protein has product MDFTFTEEQQAAAEAAKGVFAGVAPDAVPSPAVTPGAVADSCDRALWAKLADADLLSLLLDARYGGAGLDAIALCLVLRESARVLARVPLLESSAAAAAVQAYGGEETKSALLARAGRGELVLTVAAHGRTGHDPAELAVTARQDGEAWVLDGVQTAVPWAYDADVTLVPAHTGTGRTVLALVPRGHEGLVLAEQFSTSGERLGELRLESARLAARDVIDADGAWEWLRDLLATGTCALALGLGERVLRMTGEYASKREQFGFPIATFQAVAVQAADRYIDLRAMEATLWQAAWRIDSGAQGALPAAGDVAVAKIWAAEGVRRVVQTAQHLHGGFGADVDYPLHRYHAWAKHLELSLGPAAAHEEALGDLLAAHPPA; this is encoded by the coding sequence GTGGACTTCACCTTCACCGAGGAGCAGCAGGCCGCGGCCGAGGCGGCGAAGGGCGTCTTCGCCGGGGTCGCCCCCGACGCCGTGCCCAGTCCGGCCGTCACCCCGGGCGCCGTCGCCGACTCCTGCGACCGCGCCCTGTGGGCCAAGCTCGCCGACGCCGACCTGCTGAGCCTGCTGCTGGACGCGCGGTACGGCGGGGCCGGCCTGGACGCGATCGCGCTGTGCCTGGTGCTGCGGGAGTCGGCGCGGGTGCTGGCCAGGGTGCCGCTGCTGGAGAGCAGCGCGGCAGCCGCCGCCGTCCAGGCCTACGGCGGCGAGGAGACGAAGTCCGCCCTGCTGGCCCGGGCGGGCCGGGGCGAGCTCGTGCTCACCGTCGCCGCGCACGGCCGCACCGGCCACGACCCGGCCGAGCTGGCCGTGACCGCACGGCAGGACGGCGAGGCGTGGGTGCTGGACGGAGTGCAGACGGCGGTGCCCTGGGCGTACGACGCGGACGTCACGCTCGTCCCCGCGCACACGGGGACCGGGCGGACCGTGCTGGCCCTGGTCCCGCGGGGGCATGAGGGGCTCGTCCTGGCCGAGCAGTTCTCCACGAGCGGCGAGCGGCTCGGCGAGCTGCGGCTGGAGTCGGCGCGGCTGGCCGCCCGGGACGTGATCGACGCCGACGGGGCGTGGGAGTGGCTGCGGGACCTGCTGGCCACCGGGACGTGTGCGCTGGCGCTCGGGCTCGGGGAACGCGTACTGCGGATGACCGGGGAGTACGCGAGCAAGCGGGAGCAGTTCGGCTTCCCGATCGCGACCTTCCAGGCCGTCGCCGTGCAGGCCGCCGACCGCTACATCGACCTGCGCGCGATGGAGGCCACGCTGTGGCAGGCCGCGTGGCGGATCGACTCGGGGGCCCAGGGAGCGCTGCCCGCCGCCGGTGACGTCGCCGTCGCCAAGATCTGGGCGGCGGAGGGCGTACGCCGGGTCGTGCAGACCGCGCAGCATCTGCACGGCGGGTTCGGCGCCGACGTCGACTACCCCCTGCACCGGTACCACGCCTGGGCCAAGCACCTGGAGCTGTCGCTCGGCCCGGCGGCTGCGCACGAGGAGGCCCTGGGCGACCTGCTGGCGGCCCACCCGCCGGCCTGA